The DNA region ACTTTTCTTTTATGAATGGTAGAAATTTCTTGTAATCCATATGATCAAAAGAAGCGTCGTTTGTTATGGAAATAATTTTTTGAACTTGGGTATCAAAAAAGTTATCTAAAATTTCAGAAGATTTGTTAAATGGTCTCTCTAATTGTTTTGCTTCATGAATGAGAATATTTTGAAAGAGTGATTCATTGAGATATTCATAAGCGTGATAAAATAAAAAACCACAATGTAGAAATACAATCATTCTAAATATGAAGATAGTTTTTTTTAAATTCATAAGCAAAGTCGACCTAGTAATTAATAAAAGTAAATTCACTTCATTTTAAACGAGATCAAAAAAATAAAAAAGGAGGCCCAGGCCTCCATTCTTTATTGAGATTATCTTAAAGTACAGGTCATTAACTTCTTGAGATTTGAACCGGTGGAGTTTTGAAGTGGTCCAAAGTGATTATATCCATAGCCAGCGTAAATAAATGGACTCACACAGCGCTGATCTTTATCCTTCAGGCCTTTGGATGTTCTATTGCTTGGGTGGGTTGATTTAGTTTGTGATGTATTCACTTGAATAGCAAAAGTTTGAGCGACTTTATTGACACCACAAAAGCTATTCATCCCCTGAAAAGAACTTCCAAACATCTTGATAAGCTCTCCCTGATTCGATTTCTCATTAACCTGACAACTTGGATAGAGTTGGTTCCAGTGCTTTAGACATGCGCCGATATTTCCCGTCCAATTCGGTGTGAACTGATAGAGACCGATATTGAGTTTACTTGCACTCGATTGATAAGGATCTTCATAAAACTTAACCCCGGCCGGTTTTCTATAATTAGAAGGAGCATATTTATTGGCGACACGCTCAGAACTCGAGGCATCGGCCGTTGTTAAAGACTCGACATAAGAGAGACAACCCATAAATTTTGACCACGTTTTCACAAGATCAACTTTAGCAATCTCATCTCCACCAATAGTCTTTTCACGCAAATCATTTACCTTATCTTCAAATTCATTAAGCATCTCAATCACATCATTACTTGGAACTTTTTTAACCATTGAACTCAGCGAGCTTCTCGTCGAATGACAAAGAGGAAAATGGGCCAAACCCGTTTGAATGTGATCATCCATTTTATTAGGGACACTATAGTAAGGAGCTAAATGAGATAAATAGGGCCTAACATTGAACATATGCTGATCAACATAAAAGCTTATTCTATCAGCAAAACGCGTACGACCAACGAGAGAACTTTGGCATTGATCGACAAAATGTTCTCCAGTAAAACTTCTCTCTTTCAAAAGCTCTTCTGTTGAAAACTGAGAGTCAACTTCAGCACCAATGAAATTTGGCACTTCTTCAAAAAGCGTCGCATCTTCTAGAAAGGAAATATTGTAAGTAGGAGAAGTCGGTTCAATGGGCGCCTGACTTCCTGGTTCTCTCGAATTATCTTCATCAGGTTCACTTGGAGCAGGCTCAGCTGGTTTAGAAATTTGTCTTGGACGAAACAAACCCATCGAAAAAACTTCGCTTGATAAACAAAATAAACCAAGGAAAACGATCAAGATACTCTTCATATTCTGCTCTCTTGTTATTGATATAAGAGCAGATCGGAAAATTTTTCCTCCCCTTTATGCTTTCCTTCAAGTTTTCGTCCAAGCAATTTATATAAACATGAATTACAATACGTTAGAGGCTACAAATGAACATTGAAAATACTGAAACATTGAAGTTCATGATCACACTTATTACGATCATCAACCCAATTGGGGTAATTCCCATCTTTCTTTCTTTAACAGAGAGTTTCAGTCAGAATCACGTAAAAAGTGTTGCCAAAACATGTGCTATCGCAGTTGCAACAACTCTTGCTCTAAGTACCGTCTTTGGTCAAAACATTCTTACTTTCTTTGGTATCTCGATTGCCTCGTTCACAATTGGTGGTGGTGTGCTTCTTTTTAGTATGGCCTTTTCCATGATTAAAGCGGCACCAAGTAAGGCAAAAATTAGTAAAAGCGAAATGGAAAACTTCGAATCAAGAAGTGACCTCGGCGTTGTACCGCTTGCCATCCCTATCCTCGCTGGACCAGGGGCAATCTCAACATCAATTATTCACGCTAAAGAACTCTCAGACTTTAGCTCATGGGTCGGCACTGTAGTCGTTATTCTTGTTCTGTCTTTTGCCATTTATTTAATTCTAAGAAGCTCTCGTGAACTTGGAAGAAAGCTCGGTATGGTTGGAATGAGTGTTCTTACTCGTGTCTTTGGTATCATCCTCTTGGCCATTTCAATTGAAATGATTACTGGTGGAATCAAAGATATCTTTCCACTTCTTCAAACTAGTGGCCTATAACTTCACTAAAAAGTGAGGCCTTGGAAAAGTTTAAATCTTGAAAGGTAGGATAAAAGAAAAGATTCTAGGGGATCAATTCTGATCCTCTTAATATGCGGCCGGTAAGGTGGGACAGTGGGACAAGAAGTAGACTTTCTTCCAAGGCCTAAATTGTCCGGCCAACTTGATTTGTATATAAGCAAGACACGTGCCAAAATACCCGACAATTAAAATCACCTATCTTCAGCTACTTAGCACTATAGTGCCCAAGTGCCCCTTGGCACCGGCCTAGTATCAACAAGAAAAATCAGGGTCACAATGAAACCTTTACCTTGGACAAAGTGCCATCGAATAAATA from Halobacteriovorax sp. GB3 includes:
- a CDS encoding MarC family protein encodes the protein MNIENTETLKFMITLITIINPIGVIPIFLSLTESFSQNHVKSVAKTCAIAVATTLALSTVFGQNILTFFGISIASFTIGGGVLLFSMAFSMIKAAPSKAKISKSEMENFESRSDLGVVPLAIPILAGPGAISTSIIHAKELSDFSSWVGTVVVILVLSFAIYLILRSSRELGRKLGMVGMSVLTRVFGIILLAISIEMITGGIKDIFPLLQTSGL